In one Candidatus Planktophila vernalis genomic region, the following are encoded:
- the rlmN gene encoding 23S rRNA (adenine(2503)-C(2))-methyltransferase RlmN, giving the protein MSVPEIKLVFDEPVQRKKTPKHLADYSPEERRELAKSLGLPAFRANQVATHYFTHLSNDPENWTDIPAEMRKTIAEQFTPKLIELVRSVECDGGMTRKDLWKLHDGVLVESVLMRYTDRVTVCISSQAGCGMNCPFCATGQAGLTRNLSAGEITEQIVAAARACANGELPGGEARLSNIVFMGMGEPLANYNAVTRTLRNITDPNPDGLGISARSVVVSTVGLVNGIEKLTEEGLSVTLAVSLHTPDDELRDTLVPINSRWKIKEVLAAADAYEKKTGRRYSIEYALIRDINDQSWRSDLLGRLLKNRNAHVNLIPLNPTPGSKWTASRREDEAEFVRILESYGVPVTVRDTRGREIDGACGQLAAAEKGNSPTG; this is encoded by the coding sequence ATGAGCGTTCCTGAGATTAAATTGGTTTTTGATGAACCAGTTCAGCGCAAGAAAACCCCCAAGCATTTAGCTGACTATTCACCCGAAGAGCGCCGCGAACTAGCAAAATCTCTAGGTCTTCCAGCTTTTCGTGCCAACCAAGTTGCCACCCATTACTTCACGCATTTATCTAATGATCCAGAGAACTGGACAGATATTCCTGCTGAGATGCGCAAGACAATCGCAGAACAATTCACTCCTAAACTCATTGAACTTGTGCGCTCAGTTGAGTGCGATGGAGGAATGACACGTAAAGATCTGTGGAAACTCCATGATGGTGTTTTGGTGGAGTCAGTTCTAATGCGTTACACCGATCGCGTAACAGTGTGTATTTCATCCCAAGCAGGATGTGGAATGAACTGCCCATTTTGTGCAACTGGCCAAGCTGGACTCACTCGAAACTTAAGTGCTGGTGAAATCACAGAACAAATCGTTGCAGCAGCAAGAGCATGTGCAAATGGTGAATTACCTGGGGGAGAAGCCCGTCTTTCAAATATCGTCTTTATGGGTATGGGTGAACCATTAGCTAATTACAACGCAGTTACACGAACACTGCGAAACATTACAGATCCAAACCCTGACGGCCTCGGAATTAGTGCGCGCTCAGTGGTGGTTTCAACTGTTGGACTTGTTAATGGAATTGAAAAACTCACTGAGGAAGGACTCTCAGTTACTTTGGCCGTTTCACTTCACACACCAGATGATGAACTTCGAGACACTTTGGTTCCAATCAACTCTAGGTGGAAAATCAAGGAAGTTTTGGCTGCAGCAGATGCATATGAAAAGAAGACGGGCCGTCGTTATTCAATTGAATATGCCTTGATTCGAGACATCAACGACCAATCATGGAGATCGGATTTGCTTGGCAGGTTACTGAAAAACCGTAATGCTCACGTTAATTTAATTCCCCTCAATCCCACTCCAGGTTCCAAGTGGACTGCGTCCCGCCGTGAAGATGAAGCTGAGTTTGTCCGCATCTTGGAAAGTTACGGGGTTCCAGTCACTGTGCGAGATACCAGAGGTCGAGAAATTGATGGGGCCTGTGGTCAGTTAGCTGCTGCAGAAAAAGGTAACAGTCCTACTGGTTAG
- a CDS encoding ABC transporter permease: MSFPKVRVPYLLLLPGFVFLFTFFILPIINLAQTSTQTPVAGGDTGEYEQTLAFGNYIQAFVENKEQFGRSFMYASLATIFALAIAYPLAYAIAFKAGKFKNILLVLVVAPFFTSFLLRTVAWKQILGEEGFVVPGLRSLNIIGEQTTLTSTSIAVVAGMTYNFLPFMTLPLYASLERIDPRTIEAAGDLYANGITAFRRVTVPLSMPGVVAGTLLTFIPAAGDYVNAAILGSPNTKMIGNVIESRYFKIVDYPTAAALSFTLMVAILILVTLYIRKAGTEELV; this comes from the coding sequence GTGTCCTTTCCGAAGGTACGTGTTCCTTACCTGCTTCTTCTCCCAGGTTTTGTTTTCCTCTTTACTTTCTTTATTCTGCCAATCATTAATCTTGCACAGACATCTACACAGACACCAGTAGCTGGTGGCGATACAGGTGAATACGAACAAACCCTTGCCTTTGGTAACTACATTCAAGCATTTGTAGAGAACAAGGAACAGTTTGGCCGATCATTTATGTACGCAAGCTTGGCCACGATTTTTGCTCTAGCCATTGCTTATCCGCTTGCCTATGCAATCGCCTTTAAAGCAGGAAAGTTTAAAAACATTCTTCTTGTATTAGTTGTTGCACCTTTCTTTACCTCTTTCCTGCTACGAACCGTCGCTTGGAAGCAGATTCTTGGTGAAGAAGGTTTCGTTGTTCCAGGACTTCGCAGCCTGAACATCATTGGGGAGCAGACAACGCTGACTTCGACCTCTATTGCAGTCGTTGCTGGTATGACCTATAACTTCTTACCTTTTATGACTCTGCCGTTGTATGCATCACTAGAGCGCATTGATCCTCGCACAATTGAAGCGGCGGGGGATCTCTATGCCAATGGAATAACAGCTTTTCGCAGGGTTACTGTTCCGCTTTCTATGCCAGGTGTGGTTGCTGGGACTTTACTTACATTTATTCCAGCTGCAGGTGACTACGTCAACGCTGCAATTTTGGGAAGTCCTAATACAAAGATGATTGGTAACGTGATTGAGTCACGCTATTTCAAGATTGTTGATTATCCAACGGCAGCTGCCCTTTCCTTCACTCTGATGGTAGCGATCTTGATTCTTGTTACTTTATATATTCGCAAAGCAGGAACGGAGGAGTTGGTATGA
- a CDS encoding phosphatidate cytidylyltransferase — protein MSDFQSINEAINKKAGRKLGPSIVVSLSLIALVWFALVYRREVFAVVVAIAVLLGIREIVRAFNVRGIYISVVSLAAGAVALTYATWNGGAAGLAIATAIAIPLLLIQLLTKGPEGFVQSATATTFSLLYLPFLAGFLILLAKPSTGLERVMTFVVLVGCNDTFGYIVGVLFGKHPLVPAISPKKSWEGLIGSLVFTVIGGSLAFKYIMEMQWWIGAIVGLMIVFTATCGDLIESAMKRDLHLKDMGTLLPGHGGILDRLDSVLISAPALWLALELVKRWL, from the coding sequence ATGTCTGATTTTCAATCGATAAACGAGGCTATTAATAAGAAGGCCGGGCGAAAGCTGGGACCTTCGATTGTCGTCTCGCTATCCTTAATTGCTTTGGTGTGGTTTGCTCTTGTTTACCGCCGTGAGGTTTTTGCTGTTGTTGTAGCAATCGCGGTTCTTCTTGGCATTCGCGAAATTGTTCGAGCCTTTAACGTGCGCGGAATTTATATCTCAGTTGTTTCACTTGCTGCAGGAGCCGTGGCTCTTACATATGCAACCTGGAACGGTGGGGCAGCAGGTTTAGCTATTGCCACAGCTATCGCTATTCCGCTTTTGCTAATTCAACTTTTAACTAAGGGCCCAGAGGGCTTTGTGCAAAGCGCGACTGCAACTACGTTTTCACTTCTCTATCTGCCATTTCTAGCTGGCTTCCTTATTCTTCTTGCTAAGCCAAGTACGGGCCTAGAGCGCGTTATGACTTTTGTTGTATTGGTTGGATGTAACGACACATTTGGTTACATCGTGGGAGTTCTATTTGGAAAGCACCCACTCGTTCCAGCCATCAGCCCAAAAAAGAGCTGGGAAGGCTTAATTGGCTCTCTCGTCTTCACAGTCATTGGTGGATCACTGGCATTTAAATACATCATGGAGATGCAATGGTGGATAGGTGCCATCGTTGGATTAATGATTGTTTTCACCGCCACTTGCGGTGATCTCATTGAAAGTGCGATGAAGCGCGACCTTCACCTTAAAGATATGGGAACTCTGCTTCCAGGCCATGGTGGAATTTTGGATCGTCTTGATTCAGTATTGATTTCAGCCCCAGCGCTATGGCTTGCACTAGAGCTAGTGAAGCGCTGGTTATGA
- the frr gene encoding ribosome recycling factor, translating to MADVASALKDAETKMSKAVEVAKDDFASIRTGRAHPSMFNKIMVDYYGTYTALSQLASIQVPEARMATIAPFDKGSMASIEKAIRESDLGVNPGNDGVVIRVNFPQLTEERRKEYIKVAKGKAEDSKVSMRNIRRAAKEAMEKMEKDGEIGKDDLARGEKELEKITSDHVAKIDELLKHKEVELLEV from the coding sequence ATGGCAGATGTAGCAAGCGCCCTCAAGGACGCTGAGACGAAGATGAGCAAAGCAGTTGAGGTTGCAAAGGATGATTTTGCTTCAATTCGAACTGGCCGTGCACACCCATCAATGTTTAATAAAATCATGGTCGATTACTACGGCACCTACACGGCGCTCTCTCAACTAGCCTCTATTCAAGTTCCTGAAGCCCGCATGGCCACAATTGCGCCATTTGATAAGGGCTCAATGGCAAGTATTGAAAAAGCGATTCGTGAATCAGATTTAGGTGTTAATCCTGGAAATGACGGCGTTGTTATTCGAGTTAATTTCCCACAATTAACCGAGGAGCGCCGCAAGGAATACATCAAGGTTGCAAAAGGCAAAGCTGAAGACTCAAAGGTCTCCATGCGAAACATCCGTCGCGCGGCAAAAGAGGCGATGGAGAAGATGGAAAAAGATGGTGAGATTGGAAAGGATGATTTAGCACGCGGTGAAAAAGAGCTTGAGAAAATCACCTCTGATCATGTTGCGAAAATCGATGAACTCTTGAAGCACAAGGAGGTCGAACTCCTAGAAGTTTAA
- the rpsB gene encoding 30S ribosomal protein S2 has translation MAVVTMRELLDSGVHFGHQTRRWNPKMKRFIFTERNGIYIIDIQQSLALIDNAYEFVKDTVAKGGHVLFVGTKKQAQEPILEQAARVGMPTVTERWLGGMLTNFPTVYKRIQRLKELEALEEKNDLLLTKKELLVLRREREKLFKNLNGIRNMTKLPSAIWVVDTKKEHLAVQEAKKLGIPVIAILDTNCDPDEVDYKIPGNDDAIRSIGLLTRVITDAIAAGLAARSAQAKSEVKDEAPAVAAGEPLADWEKEIAGTTEVSPEAITVTEGA, from the coding sequence ATGGCAGTAGTAACAATGCGAGAACTTCTCGACAGCGGAGTCCACTTCGGACACCAGACTCGTCGATGGAACCCAAAGATGAAGCGCTTTATTTTCACAGAGCGCAATGGCATCTACATCATCGATATCCAGCAATCATTAGCGCTAATCGACAATGCATATGAGTTCGTTAAGGACACAGTTGCAAAGGGCGGTCACGTTTTGTTCGTTGGAACAAAGAAGCAAGCACAGGAACCAATCCTTGAGCAAGCAGCACGCGTTGGTATGCCAACAGTGACTGAGCGCTGGTTAGGTGGAATGCTTACAAACTTCCCAACTGTCTACAAGCGTATTCAGCGTCTGAAGGAGCTAGAAGCTCTAGAAGAAAAGAACGATTTACTTCTAACAAAGAAGGAACTTCTTGTTCTTCGCCGTGAACGCGAAAAACTATTTAAGAACCTCAACGGCATCCGTAACATGACTAAGTTGCCTTCAGCGATTTGGGTTGTTGATACCAAGAAGGAGCACCTAGCTGTGCAGGAAGCCAAGAAGCTTGGTATTCCAGTTATCGCTATCTTGGACACAAACTGTGATCCAGATGAAGTTGATTACAAGATTCCTGGTAACGACGATGCAATCCGTTCAATCGGACTACTAACTCGCGTTATCACTGATGCAATCGCTGCTGGTCTTGCTGCACGTTCAGCACAGGCCAAGAGTGAGGTTAAGGATGAAGCCCCTGCAGTTGCAGCTGGTGAGCCTTTAGCTGATTGGGAAAAAGAAATTGCTGGAACAACTGAAGTTTCACCAGAAGCAATCACTGTCACAGAAGGAGCTTAA
- the pyrH gene encoding UMP kinase: MPGTRGTYRRVLLKLSGEVFGGEKGIGVDPDVVQDIAKQIADVARSGVQVAIVVGGGNYFRGAELSQRGMDRSRADYMGMLGTVMNCLALQDFLEKEGVQTRVQTAITMGQVAEPYIPLRAIRHLEKGRVVIFGAGAGMPFFTTDTVSAQRALEIGAEALLLAKSGVDGVYSADPKKDKSATKYDSISYNEVLSKSLAVADAAAFALCRENKLPIVIFDLMKNGNIARAVRGETIGTLVS, translated from the coding sequence ATGCCCGGTACAAGAGGAACGTATCGGCGGGTGCTCCTTAAACTTTCTGGTGAAGTTTTTGGTGGAGAAAAAGGCATCGGTGTTGATCCTGATGTCGTGCAAGATATTGCTAAACAAATCGCAGATGTAGCCCGTAGTGGCGTCCAAGTTGCCATTGTTGTTGGCGGCGGTAACTATTTCCGTGGCGCAGAGCTTTCTCAGCGCGGTATGGATCGCTCACGCGCTGACTACATGGGAATGCTCGGAACAGTGATGAACTGCTTAGCGCTACAAGATTTCCTAGAAAAAGAAGGCGTGCAAACTCGAGTTCAGACTGCAATCACTATGGGTCAAGTGGCAGAGCCTTACATTCCACTTCGCGCTATTCGCCACCTTGAAAAGGGTCGCGTTGTAATTTTTGGCGCAGGCGCTGGAATGCCATTCTTCACAACAGATACAGTTTCAGCCCAACGCGCACTTGAAATTGGAGCAGAAGCTCTGCTTCTTGCCAAGAGCGGTGTTGATGGTGTTTATAGCGCAGATCCAAAGAAGGATAAGAGCGCAACTAAATACGATTCAATTTCTTATAACGAAGTTTTAAGCAAATCTCTGGCTGTGGCTGATGCTGCAGCTTTTGCTCTGTGTCGTGAAAATAAGCTGCCTATCGTTATCTTTGACTTAATGAAGAATGGCAATATCGCACGCGCAGTACGCGGTGAAACGATTGGAACGTTAGTTTCTTAG
- a CDS encoding gamma-aminobutyraldehyde dehydrogenase yields MEKLTNFINGKAVDSTSGETSPLINPSTGKEYARAPKSNAADVDLAFKAASDAFPGWRDSTPSQRQKALLKIADAIESRADEIIAIETTNTGKPISLTTSEEVPPMVDQIRFFAGAARNLEGKSAGEYMPGMTSMIRREPVGVIGQVTPWNYPMMMAVWKWAPAIAAGNTVVLKPSDTTPASTVWMANVMSEYLPSGVFNVVCGERETGRMVVEHKRPDMVSITGSVGAGIQVAQSAATQLKRVHLELGGKAPVVVFADADLAAAAEGIAIAGYFNAGQDCTAATRVIVEASVYDEFVALLTEQAKGIAIGSPSEDVFLGPVNNANQLARVSAFFDRLPSHAKVMTGGKALDKPGFFFPATVVADLKQDDEMIQSEIFGPVITVQKFSDEADAISKANGVEYGLASSVWTKDHGRAMRMAKAFDFGCVWINTHIPVVAEMPHGGFKRSGYGKDLSAYGFEDYTRIKHVMTNLGA; encoded by the coding sequence ATGGAAAAGTTAACTAACTTCATTAATGGCAAGGCCGTCGATTCAACATCCGGAGAAACCTCACCACTTATTAACCCATCAACTGGCAAAGAGTATGCCCGTGCACCTAAATCTAATGCCGCCGATGTTGATTTAGCATTTAAAGCTGCAAGTGATGCATTCCCAGGTTGGCGCGATTCCACTCCATCGCAGCGTCAAAAAGCTTTACTGAAAATCGCAGATGCTATTGAATCTCGCGCAGATGAAATTATTGCAATTGAGACGACAAATACAGGTAAGCCAATCTCTTTAACTACTTCTGAAGAAGTACCACCGATGGTTGATCAGATCCGATTCTTTGCGGGAGCTGCACGAAACCTTGAAGGAAAATCTGCTGGTGAATACATGCCAGGTATGACTTCAATGATTCGCCGCGAACCTGTGGGAGTGATTGGACAAGTAACACCGTGGAACTATCCAATGATGATGGCAGTGTGGAAGTGGGCTCCGGCAATTGCTGCAGGTAACACGGTTGTGTTAAAGCCAAGTGATACAACACCCGCATCAACTGTGTGGATGGCCAATGTGATGTCAGAGTATTTACCATCAGGTGTTTTCAATGTTGTTTGCGGTGAACGTGAAACTGGACGCATGGTCGTGGAACACAAGCGCCCTGACATGGTTTCAATCACTGGTTCAGTCGGTGCTGGAATTCAAGTTGCACAATCTGCAGCTACTCAACTCAAGCGAGTGCACCTTGAACTCGGTGGTAAAGCACCTGTAGTTGTCTTTGCTGATGCAGATTTAGCCGCTGCAGCTGAAGGCATTGCAATTGCTGGCTATTTCAACGCCGGCCAGGACTGCACAGCTGCCACACGAGTGATTGTTGAAGCCAGTGTTTATGATGAATTTGTTGCTCTTTTAACCGAGCAAGCTAAGGGGATTGCCATTGGTTCCCCATCTGAAGATGTTTTCTTGGGGCCAGTTAATAATGCAAACCAGTTAGCCCGTGTTAGCGCCTTCTTTGATCGCCTGCCTTCTCACGCAAAGGTGATGACCGGTGGAAAGGCTCTGGATAAGCCAGGCTTCTTCTTCCCAGCAACTGTTGTTGCCGACCTGAAGCAAGATGACGAGATGATCCAGAGTGAAATCTTTGGCCCAGTCATTACTGTTCAAAAATTTAGCGATGAAGCAGATGCAATCTCAAAGGCCAACGGGGTTGAGTATGGCTTGGCCTCTAGCGTCTGGACCAAGGACCATGGCCGTGCGATGAGAATGGCTAAGGCCTTTGACTTTGGTTGTGTCTGGATCAATACCCATATCCCTGTGGTTGCTGAGATGCCGCACGGCGGATTCAAGCGCTCAGGCTATGGCAAGGATCTTTCTGCCTATGGATTTGAAGATTACACACGAATCAAGCACGTCATGACCAACCTTGGGGCGTAG
- a CDS encoding ABC transporter ATP-binding protein — protein sequence MSKDPITARGDLRLTRITKSYGDFTAVDDLTLTIPKGSFFALLGPSGCGKTTTLRMVAGLEEPTVGSIHLGDTDITTTRPYQRPINTVFQNYALFPHLTIFENIAFGLRRRGIKDVKEQVDKVLNLVELPHLAERKPTQLSGGQQQRIALARAIVNRPALLLLDEPLGALDLKLRRQMQIELKWIQREVGLTFVHVTHDQEEAMTMADTIAVMNEGKIEQMGSPADLYDNPETAFVANFLGQSNLIKGKIDGNDGDNLVVDLYGQKISMPKKRSHAVDSSLYAGIRPEKFRISRLGTPVKGNTLTGGHIEDVSYIGVSTQYVVAMPWGQEVMVFEQNDDGVAPFDKGDEVNISWEPSFTFGLRGDEDIEAGTEVNPEELEEE from the coding sequence GTGTCGAAAGATCCAATTACTGCAAGGGGAGATCTTCGTCTAACTCGTATTACGAAGTCATATGGTGACTTCACTGCGGTAGATGATTTAACTCTTACGATTCCAAAAGGATCTTTCTTTGCATTGCTTGGCCCTTCAGGTTGTGGCAAAACCACAACGCTTCGCATGGTCGCAGGTCTTGAAGAGCCAACAGTTGGAAGTATTCATTTGGGTGATACGGACATTACAACCACGCGTCCGTATCAACGCCCGATTAATACTGTTTTTCAAAACTATGCGCTATTTCCTCATCTCACCATCTTTGAAAACATCGCTTTCGGTCTTCGCCGTCGGGGAATCAAAGATGTTAAGGAACAGGTCGATAAAGTCCTCAACCTTGTTGAGCTCCCACATTTAGCTGAGCGCAAGCCAACTCAACTATCAGGTGGTCAACAACAGCGCATTGCACTTGCTCGCGCAATTGTTAACCGCCCAGCCCTTTTGCTTCTTGATGAACCGTTAGGTGCACTTGATCTCAAGCTACGTCGTCAGATGCAGATCGAACTCAAGTGGATTCAGCGTGAAGTTGGCTTAACTTTCGTTCACGTAACACACGATCAAGAAGAAGCTATGACTATGGCAGACACGATTGCAGTTATGAATGAAGGAAAGATTGAGCAGATGGGATCGCCAGCTGATCTCTATGACAATCCTGAAACCGCATTTGTTGCTAACTTCCTCGGTCAATCTAATTTAATTAAGGGCAAAATCGATGGAAATGATGGCGACAATTTAGTAGTTGATCTTTATGGCCAAAAGATTTCCATGCCAAAAAAGCGCAGCCACGCAGTTGATAGTTCACTCTATGCAGGAATTCGCCCAGAGAAGTTTAGAATTTCTCGCCTAGGAACGCCTGTTAAGGGAAACACTTTAACTGGTGGACACATCGAAGATGTTTCCTACATTGGCGTGAGCACGCAATATGTGGTGGCAATGCCTTGGGGCCAGGAAGTTATGGTCTTTGAGCAAAACGATGATGGTGTTGCACCATTTGATAAGGGCGATGAAGTTAATATCTCATGGGAACCAAGCTTCACTTTTGGTCTGCGCGGAGATGAAGATATCGAAGCGGGTACAGAAGTTAATCCTGAGGAATTAGAGGAGGAATAA
- the tsf gene encoding translation elongation factor Ts: MAAYTAQDVKNLREATAAGMLDCKKALDEAEGDYNKAIDIIRVKGLKGVTKREGRLTSNGAVVAKVEGNLGVMLELNCETDFVAKGERFVALADELLAHLQNAQSDSLEAFLTTTMSSGKTVQATVDEANATLGEKIEVRRIAVLKDSPVGIYLHRTSPDLPPQVGVLVQLTKDAAEVGKDIAQHIAAFAPQFVNREDVPAELIENERRIAEETAREEGKPEASLIKIIEGRVTGFVKEVSLIEQSFAKDAKKTVKQILDEAGTAVKAFNRFRVGQ, encoded by the coding sequence ATGGCTGCATATACAGCGCAAGACGTTAAGAATCTTCGTGAAGCAACAGCTGCTGGAATGCTTGATTGCAAGAAGGCTTTGGATGAAGCAGAAGGCGATTACAACAAGGCGATTGACATCATTCGCGTTAAAGGACTCAAGGGAGTCACAAAGCGTGAAGGTCGTTTAACTTCAAACGGTGCAGTTGTTGCAAAGGTTGAAGGAAATCTTGGTGTGATGCTTGAGCTCAACTGCGAAACAGATTTCGTGGCTAAGGGTGAGCGTTTCGTTGCACTAGCTGATGAGCTCCTTGCTCACCTACAAAATGCACAATCGGATTCACTAGAAGCATTCCTAACAACAACAATGTCTAGCGGCAAGACCGTTCAGGCAACTGTTGATGAGGCAAATGCAACTCTTGGCGAGAAGATTGAAGTTCGCCGCATTGCAGTGTTGAAGGATTCTCCAGTTGGAATCTACTTGCACCGCACAAGCCCAGATTTGCCACCACAAGTTGGCGTTCTAGTTCAATTGACTAAGGATGCAGCTGAAGTCGGTAAAGATATTGCTCAGCACATCGCAGCCTTTGCACCACAGTTTGTAAATCGCGAAGATGTTCCTGCTGAACTAATCGAAAACGAACGTCGTATCGCAGAAGAGACTGCACGCGAAGAAGGAAAGCCAGAAGCTTCCCTCATCAAGATCATTGAAGGTCGCGTAACAGGCTTCGTCAAGGAAGTTTCTTTGATTGAGCAATCTTTTGCTAAAGATGCGAAGAAGACTGTGAAGCAGATCCTCGATGAGGCAGGAACAGCCGTTAAGGCGTTCAATCGCTTCCGCGTGGGTCAATAA
- a CDS encoding polyprenol monophosphomannose synthase yields MSKSIVVIPTYNEVESIGSLLDELATLDVDVLVIDDGSPDGTAQICKAHGIEVVERSGKQGLGSAYRAGFQIALDRGYENIIEMDADGSHQVSDLVAMMQWIGSADLLIGSRWVADGQIKNWSKSRELLSKAANRYANTLLSLGVADTTAGFRIYSASLLKKMDIQTIASEGYCFQIEMTRRALARGGSIAEVPITFIEREHGVSKMSFAIALEAVVRITAWGLLRIVGR; encoded by the coding sequence ATGAGTAAATCAATTGTTGTTATTCCAACATATAACGAAGTTGAGAGCATCGGCTCACTACTCGATGAGTTAGCAACACTTGATGTTGATGTTCTAGTTATAGATGATGGCTCACCTGATGGCACTGCACAAATCTGTAAAGCACATGGCATTGAAGTAGTTGAACGTAGCGGTAAGCAAGGCTTGGGCAGTGCTTATCGTGCGGGATTTCAGATTGCACTTGATCGTGGTTACGAAAACATTATTGAAATGGATGCCGATGGCTCTCACCAAGTAAGTGATTTAGTGGCGATGATGCAGTGGATTGGTTCGGCTGATTTATTGATTGGTTCGCGCTGGGTGGCAGATGGACAGATTAAAAATTGGAGCAAGTCTCGTGAGCTGCTTTCAAAAGCTGCTAATAGATATGCAAATACTCTGTTATCCCTTGGGGTGGCCGATACAACTGCGGGCTTTAGAATCTATTCAGCTTCACTATTAAAGAAAATGGATATCCAAACTATTGCTAGTGAGGGATATTGCTTTCAGATTGAGATGACTCGTAGGGCACTTGCTAGAGGTGGATCAATTGCTGAAGTGCCTATTACTTTTATCGAGCGCGAACATGGGGTCAGCAAGATGAGCTTTGCAATTGCCTTGGAGGCCGTGGTTCGCATCACTGCCTGGGGGCTTTTACGCATAGTGGGACGGTAA
- a CDS encoding ABC transporter substrate-binding protein: protein MAKERSLSPEARSILGTQISRRAVLAGAGGVGAAGLLAACGGGDGASAENTVRWGNWPLYLDFDEESKTYPTLVKFSEQTGIEAKYFEDYNDNDEFYGKVQAQLKLGEDIGYDVVTPTDWMAARWIRLGYTQKFDAANIPNKVNILDSLASPSYDPNRESTLTWQGIMGGFGWNVEKNPKGIRTLDDLFAPQNKGKIVVLSEMRDTIGVILLGQGVDITKVTEDEYMNAVDFMAKKISDGWIRGVKGNEYAEDLTSGDATAVIGWSGDMFILASENEGKFDFAIPESGGTISGDNLIIPSTASATGKANGEKMINYYYEPAVAAEVAAYVNYVCPVKGAQAEMEKIAPELATSEYIFPTEKTASRLNVFRSLTPDEETKWAEAFQQAQGN, encoded by the coding sequence ATGGCAAAAGAGCGGTCACTTTCACCTGAGGCACGTTCAATACTTGGAACTCAGATTTCACGTCGTGCTGTTTTAGCAGGAGCAGGTGGTGTTGGTGCAGCAGGTTTATTAGCTGCATGCGGTGGCGGAGATGGTGCGTCTGCAGAAAACACTGTGCGCTGGGGTAACTGGCCTTTGTATTTAGATTTTGATGAAGAATCAAAGACATATCCAACTCTTGTTAAGTTCTCAGAGCAAACAGGAATTGAAGCAAAGTACTTTGAAGATTACAACGATAATGATGAGTTCTATGGAAAAGTTCAAGCGCAGTTAAAGCTTGGAGAAGATATTGGGTATGACGTAGTCACACCAACTGACTGGATGGCAGCTCGCTGGATTCGCTTGGGATACACACAAAAGTTTGATGCTGCAAACATTCCAAACAAGGTAAACATTCTTGATTCACTTGCTTCACCTTCATATGACCCTAACCGTGAATCAACTCTTACATGGCAAGGCATCATGGGTGGATTCGGTTGGAACGTTGAAAAGAATCCAAAGGGAATTCGCACACTTGATGATCTATTTGCGCCACAGAACAAGGGAAAGATCGTTGTTCTTTCTGAAATGCGCGACACAATCGGTGTGATTTTGCTTGGCCAAGGTGTTGATATCACTAAGGTAACTGAAGATGAGTATATGAATGCCGTTGATTTCATGGCTAAGAAGATCTCTGATGGATGGATTCGTGGCGTTAAGGGTAATGAATACGCTGAAGACCTCACATCAGGTGATGCAACCGCTGTTATCGGCTGGTCTGGAGATATGTTCATTCTTGCCTCAGAGAATGAAGGAAAGTTTGACTTCGCAATTCCAGAGTCAGGCGGAACTATCTCAGGTGATAACTTGATTATTCCTTCGACTGCATCTGCTACTGGTAAAGCAAATGGCGAGAAGATGATTAATTACTACTACGAGCCAGCTGTAGCGGCAGAAGTTGCTGCTTATGTGAACTATGTGTGTCCAGTAAAGGGTGCACAAGCTGAGATGGAAAAGATTGCTCCAGAACTTGCAACAAGTGAGTACATCTTCCCAACAGAAAAGACAGCATCTCGTCTCAATGTTTTCCGTTCTCTCACACCAGATGAAGAGACAAAGTGGGCTGAAGCTTTCCAGCAAGCTCAAGGAAACTAG